A window of Miscanthus floridulus cultivar M001 chromosome 12, ASM1932011v1, whole genome shotgun sequence genomic DNA:
TCTTAGGGGTCTTCGATTTCACCTGCTCTCGCCAATATTTCATAGCAGTAACGGCTCCGGTTCCTAGCAATGCAAAATGAAATGGGGGATAGGCAGGAGCTGATGAAGCCAGATATTTTGGGCTTCATATCGACTCTTGCTACAACGTACTACAGTAGCAGAGCTAAGTCCCCCTAAGGCCTAAGCCCTGTCAAACAAGCCCTAACTTTTGTCCTTGTTATATGTTTCCTGATGGTGAACAGTAGGCCACACCCACGTGGGCACCCTCGGCCACGAACTCCGATCACTCCCCTACTCTGCTTGGCCGCTGCTCCCACCAGCCCGTGGCTGCCACCATGCCCCATGGCAGTGCTGCCTCCATATTCCTTGGCGTTGACGTTGGTACTGGCAGCGCTCGTGCAGGTTCGCCCTTTGATTCTCTACTTAAAAGTACCCTCCTTTTCTGTTGAGGATCCCTCTCAATTTTCGTAGCTTTAGCCTGTTTCTTATTAAATTGTATCAGTATGCTAGTATGATTACTTTTCTTCAAGTTGAATGTATAAGTTTGAGTAATTTGCCATTGTCCAGTGATGAATAAATGGTGGTTCTTTAGAGAAAGCTTGTTGTTAATTGCTCCGAGCGAGATTAATCTAGGATAGGCATTGTAAACAGTTATTGGAGACCTACTTAGGATAGATCATAGATGTACAGATACCTGCATAGAGAACTCTTTTCAGTCCGACACGCTTGACATCTTAAAAGAAAATACAGTACTTTACATATAACCAGTTTAAACAATACCTTTTGTTTTGTAAGTGAACCACCAACCTATGTGATTTCATCCATCCGATCTCCTTGTTGTAAAGGAGTTGTACATATGGGTTGTACGCATATCAGGTCATGTGGAGGCGTAATAGGTAACAAAGTCAATTTGTAACATTTTCCTCTCTTTGGTCAATTTTTCAGGTCTCTTCGATGAAAAGGGCAAGTTGCTGGGGTCAGCGAGCAGCCCTATACAGATATGGAAAGAGAAAGACTGTATCGAGGTTCATAACAGTTCTTGCACGTGCAATGAATGCATGGTTAGTTCATGAAGCAAATACCGTTTTACCATAACCAGTTTATTTTTATGCCCAGCAATCATCAACCGATATCTGGCATGCGGTCTGTGCTGCGGTGAAATCCGCGTGCTCACTGGCAAATGTTGCTCCAGAGGATGTTGCCGGCCTTGGCTTTGCCGCCACTTGCTCCCTTGGTTTGTCTCTGATACCATAGTACCTCTTGCATTCTCATCGTATTGTGTAGGCTGTAGAGGAAAAATGTTGACATTCAAGTAGGCAGATTTTATGTATGTGCTATCTATAAGTTTTTTCCAGTTTGACAAAAATAGGATGCTCCTTGCAGTTGCTGTCGATGCTGATGGTTCCCCTGTTTCGGTTTCTTTGAGTGGTGATACAAGGAGGAATATCATTGTGTGGATGGACCATAGAGCTGTGAACCAGGCAGAGCGAATCAATGCTACCAATTCGCCAGTACTGCAATACTGCGGTGGGGGTGTTTCCCCAGAGATGCAGGCTCCAAAGGTAAGGGTGTAAGATCGTGTACATTTCATGCTTATGGTtataccatgcatgcatgcaagcttTTGGCATCCTGATTCACCATCGGTAGACAGTAAACACTACTATTCATGCATCTAGCTGGAAATGCCAGCCACCGTGCTGATCATCAGATAATAATTTCTTGTCACCCTGAAATCCTAGAAGTTCAGCTTGAATGTCTCAGTAAGTCAGAGTACTAGCATACCCATTGTGATGTGATCAATATTCTGACTTATCTACATTTGATTTGCTGAATGAGTGGATGTGTTGCGCAGAAAGCGATGCACATGGATAATGGTTTGTGAAGTTCACTGTAGTTAATGTTGTTTCTTTATCGTTTTGGACATGTATCCATAGTCTTCGCATTTGATCTTCGGTTATTTTGTACTGAAAAGTGGTGAAACAATTGGTGGCCTGCTGCATCAAAGTATCTCTGTTGCTAGTGTCATGTTTTGACCGTGCATTTGCAGCTCTTATGGGTGAAGGAAAATCTTCAAGAGTCGTGGTCTATGGTTTGTAGGTGGATGGACCTAAGTGATTGGTTAGCATATAGGTGAATCCCTACCTCTGTTTGATTTTGCTGTACCCTGGTGAGTTGCTTTCATAACATACTCTATTCTGGTACTTTCTTTTTTAGAGCAACAGGTGATGACACTCGCAGCTTATGCACAACTGTCTGCAAATGGACATATCTTGGACATGCACACATGGAACAGTGGAAGGAATCTGATTCTCGTGATATGGAGGCATGTGGATGGGACAATGTCTTTTGGGAAGAAATAGGGTTGGGAGACCTCGTCGAAGGAAATTGTGCAAAAATAGGTGAATAAtagtgttgttttctttttgtactGAATTGATGCATTTATAGGTAAATCGTTTATTGACTTTTCTAATACATCATTATGGTATTATGCAATGAAACAGGACGCAGTGTTGCTTTTCCTGGTCATCCTCTTGGTTCTGGTTTGACACCTACTGCTGCAAAGGCAAGCAACTTCCCTGTGCTCAGTACTTTTGAGGCTGTATTGTTTAAGCTTACTTTGTGATAAACCTGTATATATACAAGACATTGCGATCCAGTTGTTTAGGTGCCTTTTCTACAATATGTGTAAACAAGACATTCCTATGCTGTCAATGTCTGTTGTTCATGATTTGATATTGATAACTTTAAATTCCAGGAGTTAGGCTTACTTCCTGGTACTCCTGTTGGAACTTCACTTATTGATGCTCATGCTGGTGGAGTTGGAGTCATGGAAAGCGTTTCAGATGCAGGATCTAAAGCTGCTTGTCAGTGATGAGTAATTTGATGTTTTGCTATACAAATTGCTTTCAAAACTTTGTGTATGTTATACATATTCTAACATGTTTTTAACAGTGTCTGATGAACATGCAATATGCCACCGGATGGTATTGGTATGTGGGACATCAACATGCCACATGGCTGTTTCAAAGAACAGATTGTTTATACCTGGTGTCTGGGGGCCGTTTTGGTCTGGTACAGCTGCCTTctcaaatatatatattttttattttcctcaaaATAACAAATCCAACCAGCATTTATGTTGGTTTCTTTTCTATCTCTTGTGTTGTGCTTCATTTTGGCTAATATTACATTGTGCTTCCAAATTCAGCGATGATACCTGAGTTTTGGCTCACAGAAGGTGGCCAAAGTGCAACTGGCGCTCTACTCGATTACATTATTGAAAACCATGTTGCCTCTCCTCTTCTTTCTAACCATGCTGCTTCTCAAAGTATGTTTCCTGTACTCTCAAGCACACTATCTTTGTATCTGCCTGAAACCAGCAAAAATAAATTAATTTTTTGCTCAATTACCAGGTATATCCATATTTGAGCTACTGAACAAGATGTTGCTTTCTATGTCACATGAGAAGAATAGTCCGTTTCTTTCTGCATTAACTCAAGACACCCATGTACTTCCAGATTTTCATGGAAATCGGTAAGAAATAGACAGTACATATTTAGTGCACAATGTTATTCAAAATATTGGTAATCTCCAACATTTACAGTTACTACCTCTCTCCGGTTGGTGAAAACTTTTGGCATTACACTAAATTTTGTACAATGTACATACCAAATATGCAGCAAGATGCTTTTCTTCTCCTGCCATCATAATTAGACAGTTAACAAACAGTACAACAACAGCTAAAGCATAAAGCCCTCATGTGTTTCTATGAGGCTATACATCACAATCACACCAGAATGTGGCATAACATACTCTATGATGTCTCATGACATCTAACTGAAATTTGCAGAGAAATAATCTTTAAGTGGCACACTTCCAATGTGTTTGACTTGAATGCAAACATATTATAGGTCTCCTGTTGCTGATCCAAAATCCAAAGGAGTGATTTATGGCTTGACACTTGATACAAGTGAGAAGCATTTAGCTCTTCTATACCTAGCAACAATTCAGGGTATTGCTTATGGCACTCGTCATATTGTGGAGCATTGTAACGCTCATGGCCACAAGGTACTTATTAAGGACTTCATCGGATTGGTAGAGTTCTGCTTGCCAAGATTACTCATTTTCCCTTTTTGTATAATAGATAGACACACTTCTTGCTTGTGGGGGACTTGCAAAGAATTCTGTGTATATCCAAGAGCATGCAGATATTACAGGTAAGTCCTATCTTGCAATCATGCGTCTCCAGCTTCATCCCTCTCTGATGCATCATCTTTTGCATGTCCTCTGCAGGATGTCCTATAATACTTCCTAGAGAGAATGAGTCTGTGCTTTTGGGTGCCGCTGTTCTGGGTGCTGTTGCTGGCAAGAAGTTTCCTGGTGTTCGTGATGCAATGAAGGCGCTTAATGCAGCAGGGAAGGTATTTCCCATTATCTTTCTTCAATTAGGCTCCATGCTGCTTAAGTGCTCATTAAACATGCATAAATTCTTAACTTGGATCTTCTGTTGTGGCTGCCAGTTATGACTTGAATATATTTGTTTTTCAGGTCGTAAATCCGTCTTCAGATCCTAGGGTGAAGAAATACCACGATGCAAAATATCAGATATTCAGGTCCCTGTATGAGCAACAACTCTCTCATCGCTCAACCATGACAGAGGCATTGCAGTAGGGCTCTATGGAAACTTCGGCTCTCTACTCTTGGTTTCATGGCCATGTTTTATTGGCTTATTTACATGCAATCAATGTCGCCTTGAGTGATAGAAGCCATGATAAAATGCGTGTATAAATATAAGAAAACCGAGAAAGATGATCTTTTTCACAGGAATGTGAAATCCCCAAGTTCGTGCAATGTTAATAATAGAAAAGGAGGTTGATAAGTGCTCAGCGTGTACATTTGGAGGTTCTGGAATCAATAAAAATGCATCTCATGGTTATAATGTATACGGAAAAGATTGTCTTCTCATTCTGTGTGCCCAATTttgttgcaagttgcaacataATCAGTGCTGACCATGCATGGGCAAGGACGCTGACTTTAGTCCCGCTCAGTTTGATCGTCTTCTGTTGCCTGGAGGCATTCTTTCGCTTTCGCCTCTAAGATGTGTTCTGTGTTGGCATTCAAATCAGATGGACTACCAGGTTGCTGTTCAACACTAAGCCAGCTTGATAGGCTTCTGCAGAACTGCTCACATCAGATATTGCAATGCTCATCAGTAAAACGTGCATCCCATGATCCTGAAGTGAAGTGAAAAGTCAGAACTGAACTAAAAGAACAGCAAGGCATGAACCTACCTCTGTTCATGCTCTCAGATCCTAGAGGATCGGACATGGACACTTCGATTTCGACGGCATAGTGTATTGGTGTCACCTATCACCTGCATTTCTCATAGTTTGGATCATACCTACGAACAACGAAGCATCCAATCCAATAAATACTGGAACAGAGGACTCCAGGGTCTTTGGAGACTTCACCTAAGCCAAAAGAGTCAGATCAGGTGCGCTTCTTTCAAGCAATCTGTTCTATAGAAGCTTTTACCTGTGCCTGTGCGGCGTTGATGattcggagccggagccggagccgtcaGCTGTGTAGCAAGAGCGGCAAAGGGGAATTACGCAAGAATGGTGTTGGGTCGTGCTGGGCTGTGGGCCCGTGTAAGTAGTTGGGTCTAGGCCCATGGCCCCATGTTATTAGCATTAAAACATACGCGAAAAAGAGCACAATGCATCATTGCTGGGGTCCAACACGCTTACAGCTTCCTCGATCAGAGGTGTGAATGCGTGATATGCGTGCGAGCAAACGCTCTGAAATGAAATCTGAAAGGCGGTCGAGGCAGGATGAGTCATGAGTATGCTCTGTCATGGCCCTCGTCCAGCAAAGTTAACGTGTTTGGCGAGCTGCCACGCCGACGCCGTGTATAAATGGCGCCCTCGGCGATCGCCTCCAGCGCTCGCACTCTCCGAGCTAAGCCAGCCATAGTAAGTAAGGGAATTAACTGAGTGAGCTCAGGTAGCCGTCACGCACGCCCAGTCGCCCACACCGTTCTTGCTAGCACCACAGCTCCAGCTCCATTGGTAATCTCGTAGGCAGCAGGATATATATAGCACAAAAATAGCAGCTACACGCACGTAAGCTTGCTGATGGCCAGCTTCGCTGCTCAGCTCAAGGACAAGTTCCTCGGCCTCGTCGACCGCGTCACCGGCGCCGGCAGAGACAAGGATGTGCCAGAGGCCACCAAGCTGCCAAATGTTTGTTGTCGATTGTTACTGTTAATACATGCAAGGTTTAGTTTAGGACTTTAGGTTACTGATGACGCACGGGTGTTTATGGTTTTGCATGCAGCCCGTTGAGATCAGATCGAGAGACCCCGTTGTGGGCGGAGGATCGGTGGCCGGGGCCAATGAATTGATACTGCCAAACTAGCTCGCTCGAGACCCCattcgcttgaactacttcaacagtactttttagtgaataaatagtattttttttctcaaaaataaatcagcataagcattagtataagccaaatttcagcgaaacgaacatggttgtgcagtgttttttttttgttctttttcgtCAAAGGAAGTTCGTTCCAAAACTGCACAATGCGTGTGCAGTGTTATTGATTGATTTCTCCTTTATGATTGTACGTAATTGAACCTggtgaattttttttcttttgcttttgGTGTTACCATTGTAATTCCGAGTGTGCGTGAGTGTACGTGTTGTATCTTGCTATCTCCGAGCAAATAAAAAGTAATGATTTGACTAATATATTTCCATTCTTGAACTGAGCTACTCGTTGAATTTTATTCATCCGGATTTGAGTATATTAAATAAAGATGTGTGCTTGCAAATTTTTTATGGTCAATATTATATTAACGGTAGATGATGACTTGTTCAGTTGTAAAATATCCAGTCATCCTGGACAAGGTGTGCGCGCGTGATCATCATCAATCGTGCATCATGCTCATGCCTAAGCAACAGGCAAAGGATCTGGAGCTGTAGTGCTATTGAAACCGATCGAAGTGAGGTTTTACCACATCCTATTGAAATTGGCTTTGGGCCTTGTGATCCGGTCGGGGATACATACATGGGCCAGAGGAGGCCAATAAAATTGGAGAGTAGGTTATATGTGCTAGCACAGAGCAACTCCAACTCTCTATATTCTTCGTTGACGGTAGAAATAGAgattttgacaaaaaaaaatccTACAAAAGCTTCTTTAAATATATATTATCGTTCGACATTTTAGATTTTTCGCTCGCTAAAGATGAAAAGCGATTGACTCTCTAGGTGCACACATTGAAAATGTTGTTGAAGGATGAAAGGATATATAGAAAGAGAACTGCTCCATTACTCCTCTTTCTATAAAGTACACGGATCTTAAAGCTGTCCACTTAATTAATTAAAATTCTCATGATTATTTTTCACTTGGTCCCGCATGGGCTATCACGTCCAAAGCCCAAACCTTGCCCAGCCCAGATTCATTACGAACTCAGCTCTCCCCAGATCCCTTTGTTTGGTGTCCGTGATGTCCGTCGGGAGCGCGCCACTGCCTCCGCCGTACTAGT
This region includes:
- the LOC136497700 gene encoding uncharacterized protein encodes the protein MPHGSAASIFLGVDVGTGSARAGLFDEKGKLLGSASSPIQIWKEKDCIEQSSTDIWHAVCAAVKSACSLANVAPEDVAGLGFAATCSLVAVDADGSPVSVSLSGDTRRNIIVWMDHRAVNQAERINATNSPVLQYCGGGVSPEMQAPKLLWVKENLQESWSMVCRWMDLSDWLAYRATGDDTRSLCTTVCKWTYLGHAHMEQWKESDSRDMEACGWDNVFWEEIGLGDLVEGNCAKIGRSVAFPGHPLGSGLTPTAAKELGLLPGTPVGTSLIDAHAGGVGVMESVSDAGSKAALSDEHAICHRMVLVCGTSTCHMAVSKNRLFIPGVWGPFWSAMIPEFWLTEGGQSATGALLDYIIENHVASPLLSNHAASQSISIFELLNKMLLSMSHEKNSPFLSALTQDTHVLPDFHGNRSPVADPKSKGVIYGLTLDTSEKHLALLYLATIQGIAYGTRHIVEHCNAHGHKIDTLLACGGLAKNSVYIQEHADITGCPIILPRENESVLLGAAVLGAVAGKKFPGVRDAMKALNAAGKVVNPSSDPRVKKYHDAKYQIFRSLYEQQLSHRSTMTEALQ